The window TTCGGCCATAATGGATCCTTGCAACAGAGATATGATGGCATCCCTTTTAGCAACTGAAGCTTTACTAGGAAGAGACAGATTCTGCAGAAACTTTACCAATGCTTACCGTAAAAATAAAATAGGGCCTTTAAAAGAGCAGTAAAAACAAATTCGCAAAATTAAGATAAAACATACAAGTGAATAAATTTCATTTCTAATAAATATCCCTGAACAGCAAATTACTGGAATATTTACACCTTAAGAATAATAAGTAAATATTATCATCAATGAAGGGGAGATTAGGAAGATGAAATTTACTTTGGAATGTAAGGTATGTCCATGTGTTAAGTTTACGGAAGACGATGTTAGATATTGTGTATTTCGTAAACCGGGAGGGGTTGTGGTAATACGTGACGATCCCGATAAGTGCGTCTTTATTGAAGAGACCAGTATAATTTATAAAAATATACTGGAGCAATATGAGACATACAGAGCGCACAAATCCATAAAGATAATACATAAGGAAGCCTGACAGCTTCCTTTTTAAATTTCTTGGGAAGTAATCTTCATAAATTCAAATCTAAAGAAATTTATAGCCGGGATAAAATTTTATGTTTTATATAATTAAAGAGTACGCTTGTGGTAAAATATTTTTAGCGGATAGTTTTGCCCCAATAGTGAGAGAGGAATGACGATGAAATTAAACTATCTTTTTAGCTCTATATTAATTATAAGTACAATTATAATGATGGGAATATGGATTTATTCGTGGAGAAGACGCAAAGGGACGATGGCATTAAATTCCACTGCCGTCATGCTTGCTGCGTCCTTATATTCCCTTGGCTATGCCTTTGAGATTGTGAGTACAGACATTGAACAAATTCAATTCTGGCTTAAAATTGAGCATCTTGGCTCAATATTCCTGCCCATATTCTGGCTCATTATGACTATGCAGTATTTGGGTTATACAAAATACATGAACAAGGGCATATATGTACTTTTATTTACCATTCCTGTAATCTCTCTTATTTTCTATTATGTAAATGGTTGGCATCATCTGTTCTATACAGATATATTTATAAGTGAGCATTTACCTTTCCCAGTTGTCATGGTTGAAAGAGGTGTATGGGGCTGGATATGTATCATATATTCTTATTTAGCCATAGCTGTAGGTGTGGCTTTATATATTATTATGTTCAAAAGATCTGCGCCCTTAATAAAAAAGCAGGTATTATTTATGCTTTTTGCAGCATTAGCTCCTTTGATTTTAAATATGATATATGTTTTTGGGGGTTTTGCTCATCATATTGACTTAAGCCCCTTGGGTTTTATGATTTCTGGTCTATTCTATTGTATGATTATATTAAAATTCAACCTTCTAAGGCTTACTCCCATTGCTTATGAAAAGGTATTCAAATCAATGAAGGATGGAGTAATTGTACTTGATGATGAAAACAATGTCATAAATTATAATAATTCGGCTAAAAACATTATAATTGAGCTAAATTATAATTCCAGTATTGGGGAAAAATACAGCTACCTTTTTAAAAGATATCCTGAAATAATCGATATTTTGGAAAGAAAAGCGGAGACAGACAATATTCAAGCCAGTATAGTAAATGAAAAAGGAATAAAACACTATAATGTTTCATTATCCTTTATTAAAAACAGAAGCTTAAACAACCTGGGCAAGATAATTACTATAAGAGATGTCACCGAGCAGGTTGATATGATGCAAAAATTAGATATGCTTGCTTCCACCGACGAATTAACTAAGCTGTATAACAGAAGACAATTTTATCAAAAATGCGAAATTGAGATTGAGAGGGCAAAAAGATATAATCGCCCGCTTACCATAGCTATTTTTGATATAGACCATTTCAAGCAGATAAATGATACCTATGGTCATCATGTAGGTGATTTGGCATTGAAAAACATAGCGGATATTTGTAAAAAAAGCGTGCGTACCAGCGATATAATTGCCAGGTACGGTGGCGAGGAATTTGCACTTTTATTGCCAGAGACTAATTTTAAGGATGCCCTGCGCACCGTTGAAAGGCTCAGAGTGGCAATAAGCAAGGAGGATTTGGAGGTTGACGAAAACAAAATAAACGTCACCGCAAGCTTTGGAATATGCAGCCTGGATCTTGAATCCAATCAGAGCTTGTCGGATTTGATTATAAAAGCTGACAGAGCCCTGTATGATGCAAAAAAATTGGGAAGAAATAAAACTGTTTCTTATAAATAACCGTATTTTAAAATTGAGAAATAATTATTGGTTCTGTACAAAGATTAAGTTATAATGATTCCATGAAATAACTATAGATGGTTAAGGAGAATATTATGGTCCGCTACGTAAAAACGTTGGATGAATTGGTTGAAATAGTAGACAGAGATTTAAGCGGAAAAAATGCCGTATGCCCTGTGTGCAAGCATAAAATAGGAACTGTAGGCATTCCCGACATAGATTTAGGTCTCGATAACCTTAATTTCATGGAATTCAAGCATGCCGGAGTTTTTTGCACTAACGGGCATTGTATTATTTCTATGGAAGTAAAAGAAAAAGATGATGATATAAAAAGGCCTGACACCAATGAAAAGTGCAGGCTTCATATCGAAGATTTAGGAATAAAGGTTTTTGAAGTCATGAAGCTTATTAAGCCATATCTTGGCATCGATGAAGCAATCCCCAATTCTCAGCTCTACTGGGCCCTTATGAATAAGGAGAAGCCTGCTTACACCGAGCCCTTGCCAAGAAATGTTGCCTATGATTTAATGGAAGACCTTCAAAAACTGGGCGCCAGGGTAAGAATGGTCTAGTCGTTTATTCTAAGCAGCCAGAAATTGACGCCTTTATCTCCCCAGCCTAAATCCCAGGGGACGTGGTATCTGTCATTGGTATGGGAGTTTACCAAGGGAATTCCCTTTGAGTCAATTGCCGTTACTATAGATACATGAACTATATCCCCTTTTTTCTCATAAGAGATTATATCCCCCGGGGATATATTTTTTATTGAGTTAACCACCTTGTCGTATTTACCCTTTGCCACCAATCGCGCTCTGCCGGAATAAAGAAGGCTTTGAGTAAAGGAACCTGCATTTACCCATGCCCTGCTGCCGCTTCCTTTATAATACTTCCAGTTTCCGCCCATCCTAAGGCCTCCGGCGTTCTTATCCGAAAGAGCTTGTGATGCAAAATTGGCGCAGTCGCCGCCTAAGTCTGCATAATTTCTATATTTGGTGTTATATTTGTATCCGTCGTCTAAGTCCCAGTTGGCGCCGCTGTATTTATCCGCATATTCAACGGCTTTTTCCCTGTTATACTTTACCTTTGCATAGGCTGTGGAAGTTTCAATTGCCACATCGGGAAGAGGTGCATCCGTTCCTGCCACCTGAGTATCCTCAAGAGGGTCGCTGTACCAGTCAACGGTTACATACCAGTTATCATCCCTGTTAACCAGTTTTAAGGTATGCCGTGTACCTAAGGAGAATTCATTTATTGTCTCAGGGAGATCTTTATATATGTAGGATAGCTTTGTCCTGACACTCATATATATCCTGACGGAATCCTCCCCTTTTTTTATACTGAATATTTTAAATTTATACTGGCAGTCTTTAAATTCT of the Oxobacter pfennigii genome contains:
- a CDS encoding histidine kinase N-terminal 7TM domain-containing diguanylate cyclase, yielding MKLNYLFSSILIISTIIMMGIWIYSWRRRKGTMALNSTAVMLAASLYSLGYAFEIVSTDIEQIQFWLKIEHLGSIFLPIFWLIMTMQYLGYTKYMNKGIYVLLFTIPVISLIFYYVNGWHHLFYTDIFISEHLPFPVVMVERGVWGWICIIYSYLAIAVGVALYIIMFKRSAPLIKKQVLFMLFAALAPLILNMIYVFGGFAHHIDLSPLGFMISGLFYCMIILKFNLLRLTPIAYEKVFKSMKDGVIVLDDENNVINYNNSAKNIIIELNYNSSIGEKYSYLFKRYPEIIDILERKAETDNIQASIVNEKGIKHYNVSLSFIKNRSLNNLGKIITIRDVTEQVDMMQKLDMLASTDELTKLYNRRQFYQKCEIEIERAKRYNRPLTIAIFDIDHFKQINDTYGHHVGDLALKNIADICKKSVRTSDIIARYGGEEFALLLPETNFKDALRTVERLRVAISKEDLEVDENKINVTASFGICSLDLESNQSLSDLIIKADRALYDAKKLGRNKTVSYK
- a CDS encoding amidase domain-containing protein — translated: MNILKKIKIKYAIAVISAAAVFLIFYWSESYGYDKVINLLTGNEDIVAVLDNYFTQRCAALVKGDPSLVEGQFDKTSTYGRWSYEHEVTRIKLVKQWAEARGIEFKDCQYKFKIFSIKKGEDSVRIYMSVRTKLSYIYKDLPETINEFSLGTRHTLKLVNRDDNWYVTVDWYSDPLEDTQVAGTDAPLPDVAIETSTAYAKVKYNREKAVEYADKYSGANWDLDDGYKYNTKYRNYADLGGDCANFASQALSDKNAGGLRMGGNWKYYKGSGSRAWVNAGSFTQSLLYSGRARLVAKGKYDKVVNSIKNISPGDIISYEKKGDIVHVSIVTAIDSKGIPLVNSHTNDRYHVPWDLGWGDKGVNFWLLRIND